A DNA window from Candidatus Deferrimicrobiaceae bacterium contains the following coding sequences:
- the nuoD gene encoding NADH dehydrogenase (quinone) subunit D produces MTEIETYRREAGKLDMQAEPMILNIGPSHPATHATLRLIAELDGETILKLTPEFGYLHRCFEKESENATWTQVIPYTDRLNYVSSLMNNVGYVMAVEKLFGIEVTERCKYIRVLICELSRIIDHMVCIGANMVDIGALTNFWYFWKPREEVYMHLIEPLTGIRLTTQYTRIGGLQWDLPDGWVEKCRDICRDVIVPAIADVNALLTKNRIFIERTMGVGSITPKEAIARGFTGPCLRAAGVPLDLRKDETYLVYDRFDFDVPIGEQGDTCDRYMVRMEEMRQSLRIIEQALDQLPGGPVNVDDPRFLLPPKQEVYGNIEALMNHFKHIMDGIRVPAGEVYSATEAANGELGYYIVSKGGGGPYKIKVRPPCFPLFQGMPHLCEGGMLADLIAVLGSVNIIAGELDR; encoded by the coding sequence GTGACCGAGATCGAGACCTACCGGAGGGAAGCGGGAAAGCTCGACATGCAGGCCGAGCCGATGATCCTGAACATCGGCCCGTCCCACCCCGCCACGCACGCGACGCTTCGGCTCATCGCGGAGCTGGACGGGGAGACGATCCTGAAACTCACCCCCGAGTTCGGGTACCTCCACCGCTGCTTCGAGAAGGAGTCCGAGAACGCCACCTGGACGCAGGTGATCCCCTACACGGACCGGCTGAACTACGTCTCCTCCCTGATGAACAACGTCGGGTACGTGATGGCCGTCGAGAAGCTGTTCGGGATCGAGGTCACCGAGCGGTGCAAGTACATCCGGGTCCTCATCTGCGAGCTCTCCCGGATCATCGACCACATGGTCTGCATCGGGGCGAACATGGTCGACATCGGGGCGCTCACCAACTTCTGGTACTTCTGGAAGCCGCGCGAGGAGGTGTACATGCACCTCATCGAGCCGCTGACGGGGATCCGGCTGACGACGCAGTACACCCGGATCGGCGGGCTGCAGTGGGATCTCCCTGACGGATGGGTCGAAAAGTGCCGCGACATCTGCCGGGACGTGATCGTCCCCGCGATCGCGGACGTGAACGCCCTCCTCACGAAGAACCGGATCTTCATCGAGCGGACGATGGGGGTCGGTTCCATCACCCCGAAGGAGGCGATCGCCCGAGGGTTCACCGGCCCGTGCCTGCGGGCCGCCGGCGTCCCCCTCGACCTGCGCAAGGACGAGACGTACCTCGTGTACGACCGGTTCGATTTCGACGTGCCCATCGGGGAGCAAGGGGACACCTGCGACCGGTACATGGTCCGGATGGAGGAGATGCGCCAGTCCCTCCGCATCATCGAGCAGGCCCTCGACCAGCTCCCGGGAGGGCCCGTCAACGTGGACGACCCTCGGTTCCTCCTGCCGCCGAAGCAGGAGGTGTACGGGAACATCGAGGCCCTGATGAACCACTTCAAGCACATCATGGACGGAATCCGGGTCCCCGCCGGCGAGGTCTACTCGGCCACCGAGGCGGCCAACGGGGAGCTCGGCTACTACATCGTCAGCAAGGGGGGCGGGGGGCCGTACAAGATCAAGGTCCGGCCGCCGTGCTTCCCCCTCTTCCAGGGGATGCCGCACCTGTGCGAAGGGGGAATGCTCGCGGACCTCATCGCGGTTTTGGGCAGCGTCAACATCATCGCGGGGGAGCTGGACCGGTGA
- the nuoE gene encoding NADH-quinone oxidoreductase subunit NuoE, producing the protein MNPSFSEETRARFERMLARYPDRQAAILPTLHLAQREFGFLSPETISTVAALLGFTPAQIEGVATFYTMYNRKPVGKYHLQVCRNLSCSLMGAEALIEHVSRKLGVAPGETTADGRFTLTTVECLGSCGTAPVMQINDDYYENLTEESVDAILDGLR; encoded by the coding sequence GTGAACCCGTCCTTTTCCGAGGAGACCCGGGCGAGGTTCGAGAGGATGCTCGCCCGATACCCCGACCGGCAGGCGGCCATCCTGCCCACCCTCCATCTCGCCCAGCGCGAGTTCGGATTCCTCTCCCCCGAAACGATCTCCACCGTCGCCGCGCTGCTCGGGTTCACGCCGGCGCAGATCGAGGGAGTGGCGACCTTCTACACGATGTACAACCGGAAGCCGGTGGGCAAATATCATCTGCAGGTGTGCCGGAACCTCTCCTGCTCGCTCATGGGGGCGGAAGCGCTGATCGAGCACGTGTCGAGGAAGCTCGGCGTGGCGCCCGGCGAGACGACCGCCGACGGAAGATTCACCCTGACCACGGTCGAGTGCCTGGGAAGCTGCGGCACCGCGCCGGTGATGCAGATCAACGACGACTATTACGAGAACCTCACCGAGGAATCGGTCGATGCGATCCTCGACGGGCTCCGGTAG